The proteins below come from a single Pseudodesulfovibrio sp. JC047 genomic window:
- the nadA gene encoding quinolinate synthase NadA gives MENPKDTINTIRETMGESLSILGHHYQSDDVIALTDVRGDSLELARKIQSLKAKHIVFCGVFFMAESAAVLCRPDQKIHIPDLSATCPMADMAEANRVRLVLEILQKNGRKITPLTYVNSSAAVKAVVGEYGGSVCTSANAQTMLAWAMKQGDGVLFLPDKHLANNSANALGIPEDQRLLLPTDVIDGDPNLHVTPAMTEDKQFIIWPGYCPIHEEFSLDTIKTIRAAEPNAHIVVHPECAPALVEAADGNGSTTYLIKYAETAPKGATIYIGTEENLVNRLADQYKGEKTIKPLIASQCDDMAKITVPKLAHTLVNLETATPVTVSDAVKEPAKLALERMLEVCS, from the coding sequence CGTCATTGCCTTGACCGACGTTCGTGGCGATTCTCTCGAATTAGCCAGAAAGATTCAAAGCCTCAAAGCAAAGCATATTGTTTTTTGCGGTGTCTTTTTCATGGCGGAATCCGCAGCCGTCTTGTGCCGCCCCGACCAGAAGATTCACATTCCCGACCTCTCCGCGACCTGCCCCATGGCAGACATGGCTGAAGCAAATCGGGTCAGACTGGTCCTTGAAATTCTGCAAAAAAACGGACGGAAGATCACACCGTTGACCTATGTCAATTCCTCTGCCGCGGTCAAAGCGGTCGTGGGAGAATACGGTGGGTCCGTGTGTACTTCGGCCAATGCGCAAACCATGCTTGCCTGGGCCATGAAACAGGGCGACGGCGTGCTGTTCCTGCCAGACAAACATCTCGCCAATAATAGTGCCAACGCGCTGGGCATCCCGGAAGACCAACGTCTGCTCCTGCCGACCGATGTCATTGACGGCGACCCGAACCTCCATGTCACTCCGGCCATGACTGAAGACAAACAATTCATTATCTGGCCAGGATACTGTCCGATCCATGAAGAATTTTCACTTGATACCATAAAAACCATTCGAGCTGCCGAACCGAATGCCCACATCGTGGTGCATCCTGAATGTGCCCCAGCCCTTGTTGAGGCAGCCGACGGCAATGGCTCAACGACCTATCTCATTAAATACGCTGAAACCGCTCCCAAAGGAGCGACAATTTATATCGGGACCGAGGAAAACCTCGTCAACCGATTGGCCGACCAGTACAAAGGCGAAAAGACCATCAAGCCACTCATTGCAAGCCAATGTGACGACATGGCCAAGATTACTGTGCCCAAGCTGGCCCATACGCTTGTTAACCTTGAAACCGCCACGCCTGTTACTGTCAGCGACGCCGTCAAGGAACCAGCCAAACTGGCTCTTGAGCGTATGCTCGAAGTTTGCTCCTAG